The Euzebya rosea genome segment CAGCAGGTCGTGCTGGACCTCTCTCCGGGTCAGGAGCAGGTGGTCGAGGTGGCCTACGTCCGCCCCGGCTTCGACCTGACCGCCTGGTTGCTGCAGGGCGGCGTTGCCCTCCTGGCGATCCTGGCGATCGCCGGCGGCGTCATGGCCCAGCGGCGTCGCATTCGCTGACCGCGATCCGCATCCGGGGCTGTCCGCCCCCGAAAGGGGTGGGTCGCGGCTGCGTGGCCGGTGCCTTCATGTCGGTAGCGGTGGCAGCGGCGCGGAGGCGGTGAACGAGTGCCTTGGGTCGCACCTTGCAGCGACAGGCGGGGTGCCGATCGGGATCGGGCCGACCGTGGGTACAGCGCTCGGGGTGTCAGCCTCGGCCGCGCAGTGCCCCGATGGTCCTGCTGGGACTCCGTCGCGTGCCGTCCGCCTCGTCAGGCGGCGAGGGGTGGGTCGCGGCTGATCTCCACGCCGCCCTCGGTGGTCCAGATGCGTTGTCCGGGTGGGCCGTGGAGCTGGTGGTTGCGTCTGGTCTTGTCCCGATGATGGGCGGCGCAGAGCCAGGCGAGGTCGTCCAGTCGTGTGGTGCGGGTGATGGCCCATCCGGTGACGTGGTCGATCTCAAGGAGGTGGTCGGCGGTGCAGCCGGGTACCTCGCATTGGTAGCCGCGGGCGTGGAGTGCGGTGCGTTGTTTGGCGGTGACCTGTCGGCCGAGGTGGGCGACGGTGACGTCGGTGGCGTTGGTGATGACGTAGGCGATGTGGGCATCCAGCATCTGCTCGCGGACTGCGGAGAGGGCGACGGGGCCGATGCCGGCGATCTCGCAGATCTCGCCGTCGGCGAGTTCGCCGCGGACGAGGGCGGAGCCGTCGACGCGGATGATCACCTTGGTCTGTCTGCCGGAGGGTCGATGTCGCTGCGACGGCGGATGGCCACCCGGTCCGGCGACTGGATCGCTCGTGGTCGGATCCGAGCCCTGGTGCCTGTCCGGGTCGTCGCTGGGCGGGTCGTTGTCGGTCCGGTCGGTCCGGCCGGACCCGTCGTGGATCGTGTCCGGGTCCTGGACATGGGCGCCGGGGTCCGGCCCGCCGGCCTGGCGGCCGGGTGGGCTGTCCCTGGTGGTGCGGTTCCGATCCGTGCCGCCTGGAGCATCTCGGCCCGGCTCGACGCCGCCAGTGATGCTGCTGCTCGCGTCGGTGCTGCTGGGGGTGTGTGAGTCGGGGCCATCGTCCTCGGTGGTCCCCAGGAGCATCGACTGGGCCGGCGTGCTGGT includes the following:
- a CDS encoding HNH endonuclease signature motif containing protein; the encoded protein is MIIRVDGSALVRGELADGEICEIAGIGPVALSAVREQMLDAHIAYVITNATDVTVAHLGRQVTAKQRTALHARGYQCEVPGCTADHLLEIDHVTGWAITRTTRLDDLAWLCAAHHRDKTRRNHQLHGPPGQRIWTTEGGVEISRDPPLAA